A stretch of DNA from Brevibacillus ruminantium:
AACCGCCTGATAAAAGGAAGCAACAAGCTGCTCGCTATGCGCTTCGACCAGTGGCTTCAACGAGCGTATCAGGGCTACATCCTCTTTGGTCAAATCAATCATTTTCATCTGAGCGGAAAGCTCCGGAAAATCCTGGACAGAAATCGTACCAACAAAATCCCGCAACGCGTGAAGATCGATCGCCTCTGCATTTCTCTTTCCGTGAAACAAGCGAAACATGCCAATTCCCCCAAACCGCATTTATCATCATCATGAGGTTGATTCTCTTTGTTGACATTGGACGGATCTCTACTTCTTTCTCTTCCAGGCACAAAAAAAGACCAGAATGAACTGGTTTGGTCGCGGTACATTGGTCGCGGTACAGCACTCGTCCACCTCACGTCCAAGCACCCTACCGAGCTTGAGGAATCAGTGGATCAAAAGTTCCTTTCCCCCAAAATGAAAGAGGCTTCTGAACTATATTCTATCATATCCTTTCCAAGAATAATTTGACAATTTTATTTCAACCGGGGATATCGACGGGGAGAAGAAAAGAGTAAGAAAAACCCTTGAATTCCCAAGGGTTTTCATCGCGGTAATAGCCATGGATACCTGATCGTTCTTTTACAATCAGGAGTTGCTCAGACGATTCTTTCCTTCACGGAGTCGACTCTGCCGGAACAGGGCTGTCGATGGAAGCTTCCAGTATCGCAGCATTGATTGCATTCAAGAAGGCAAGTGCACTCGCTTTGATAATATCCGTATCCATCGCCCGGCCCGAGTAGGTCTTGCCTTGATAATCGATGCGGATATTGACACGGCCGATCGCTTCTTTGCCCCGTGACAGACTGTTGATTTTGTAATCCTTCAACTGTACATCCAGCCCGACCAGTGATTTGATCGCGCCATACAGGGCATCAATGGGGCCGTCGCCTACGGAGCTGTCTTTATAGATTTCCGTGCCCTTCTTCAATTTGACTGTGGCAGTGGGATAGAGATCATTGGTCACCACCTGGAAAGAGGCCAGCTCATACAGATGGCTGCTGCTCGTATCATGGGCGCGATGATTGGTCACCAGGTAAAAGACATCGTGATCATATACTTCTTTTTTGCTGTCAGCCAGGGTAAGGAATTTCTGGAACAGGCGCTCAAAATCTTCTGTATCGCCGATCGCAAAGCCCATTTTCTCGACCGCATTCTTGAAGGCGTGACGACCGGAACGAGCCGTCAGGATCAGCTCCATGCTTTCTCCGCCGACTTCTTCCGGCGACATGATTTCATACACCTGTTTATCCTTCAAGAGACCGTCCTGATGGATGCCGGAGGAATGGGCAAAGGCATTATCTCCCGTAATGGCCTTGTTTACCTGCACATCCAATCCCGTCAGATAGGTAAGCAGTTTGGAGGTTTTGAGCAGTTCCGTCGTTTTGATTTGGGTCTGGCAGCCGTAAAAATTCTCTCTCACTTTGAGTGCCATCACCACTTCTTCCAACGACGTGTTGCCTGCCCGTTCGCCCAGACCATTAATCGTGCACTCCACTTTTTCCGCACCATTTTTAATGGCACTCAGGGTATTGGCCGTTGCCAGCCCGAGGTCATTGTGGCAGTGAACGCTGAGAATCACGCGGTCGTCCAAATTTTTCAGGCGTTCATTCAGCTTGCGGATCAGCTCGCCAAACTCCTCGGGAACGGCATACCCAACCGTATCCGGCACATTAATGATGGTAGCCCCGGCTTTGACCACGGCCTCAATGGTTTTCCACAGGTATTCAAAATCAGATCGCGAAGCGTCTTCGGTCGAGTACTGCACCTGCGGCAGCAAGGTTTTGGCATACTTGACTGCTTCCACGCCCATTTCCAGGACCGCGTCCTTGGAGCGGCTGAATTTCTTTTCCACGTGGATGTTCGAGGTTCCCAGCACGATATGGATAAACGGATTTTGCGCGAGCTTGATGCTATGGTATACGGCGTCGATATCGCTTTTCACCGCCCTCGCCAGCGCAGTGATGGACACGGAGTCCCCTACACTGCGGGCAATTTCCTGGACAGCTTGAAAATCGCCTTCAGACGAGGCGGGAAAACCGGCTTCGATCATATCTACCTGCAGGCGCTTCAGCTGCTGAGCGAATTCTACTTTTTGCTGAACATTCAGCTTGGCTCCCGGCACCTGTTCTCCGTCACGCAGCGTTGTGTCCAATACGATAATGTTGCGGTTCATCTCTCTTCCTCCTCAGTAAACTTCAGTTTCTCTATATATCAAGCGGGGGTGGCTAAACCCGGACTTTAGCCAACAAAAAAACCCCGTCTCTACGTATAGAGACGAGGTTAACCCCGCGGTACCACTCTACTTCATTTCAACAGAAATGAGCTCATTCGATGGCCATCACCATCTATCCTTGTAACGGTGGAATTCCGGCTTACCCTACATTGTCAGGCAGCAGTTCATAGACGAGTTCAAAATGAATGATGCTGCCGTTTTCCACCAACCAACGGCTCTCTGAAAGCTCATGTCATTTCTACTATTTCTAATCGGTACAGTTGAAATGTGAAATTACTGGGTATTATAGGGCATCTGAACGGTACTGTCAATAGACCAGCAGAATTTTATGAGCGTTCGTGCCTGCTTCATTCAACGGGGTTCAAACCACACACCACCAAACCCCATGCGGGCAAATGAATGACCATGCGTGCTATGGCCGTGGGAAAGGCTCTGAACAGGAGGACGAACAACTCTTGTTGAGAGAGCAACCTGCACATTTTCCCATTTTGCTTCTTTTGACAAAACGGAAAAGCGTAAAAGCCGCGTAGGCAAAAATCAGAACACCGATCAAAATGCTGATGAACATGTTCGATTCCTTCCTTCTGTTATTAGTGGAATCCGATAAGGCGGCCACCTTGATAAATGAGAAATGAAAGGACATAAGCAATCACAAGCGCATAAATCACGGAGAACCATGTCCATTTTGCGGAATTCGTTTCTTTTTTGATTGCAGCCACCGTTGCCAAGCATGGAACATACAGCAAGATAAAGACCAAGAAGCTGTAGGCGGAAAGCGGTGAGAAGAAATTGGCGACAACCCCTTGCAACGTGTCCAAGTCAGGGGCAACGTAAATAATATTCATCGTGGAAACCACGACTTCTTTTGCCAGGAAACCGGTAATCAGCGCCGCACCCGCTTGCCAGTTGCCAAATCCGATCGGTGCCAGAAGAGGCGCCAGCGTGCCGCCAATCATCGCGAGGAAGCTTTCATCCATCGGTACATCCAATCCGCCTGGTCCCGCATAGGTAAGCAGCCAGATCACGACCGATCCTCCGAAAATAAACGTACCGGCTTTGCGCACAAACCCTTTCCCTTTTTCCCACGTGCTTTGCAAAAGTGTCTTGAGCTGTGGAATTCGGTAAGGCGGCAACTCAATGACAAAAAACGAACTGTCTTGTTTTAAGAGAGTCGAGGAAAAGACCTTCGCCAGTGTCAACGCAACCACAATCCCTAACAGATAGAGAGAGAGCACGATCAATGCCTGATTTTGTTTAAAAAACGCTCCCACAAACAAGCTGTATACGGTGAGCCGGGCTGAACAGGACATAAGCGGCGATAAAATAATCGTGAGAAGCCGCTCCTTGGGCTGCTCAATCGTTCTTGCCGCCATAATGCCGGGCACATTGCAGCCAAACCCGATAATCATGGGAATAAACGCTTTTCCGTTAAGTCCGATGCTCTCCATGATTTTGTCCATGACCATAGCCACCCGGGCCATATAGCCAGAATCCTCGATAAACGAGATCAAAAAGAACAAGATAAAAATTTGCGGCACAAAAACGATAACGCCGCCAACCCCTGCGACAATCCCTTGTAAAACCAATGCCTCAATAAATGGAGTCACACCTGCTGCATCCAGCCATCCCTGAAGGGTAGCGGTAAGCGGACCGGTAATAAATTCGTCCAACCCATCGGACAATGGGGTTCCAAGCCAATCAAAGGTCAGCTTGAAGATGAGATACGCGAATAAGAGAAACAGCGGGAGTCCCAGCACTTTATTCGTCACGATACTATCGATCCGGTCTGTGAGCGTGTACTCCATTTTTTTCGTGTCGACGACACAACTGGCCAAGAGCGACTGAATGTATTCGCCCCGTATCGTGCGAATATGGTGAGCGAGTGATTTGGAATCTGTTTCTAATTCGATTCTTCTTTCCGCTTTTTCCACCTGTTCCGTTACTGTCGACTCGGGGACATACTGGAGAAACATTTCACGTACCATCTGATTTCCTTCCAAAAGTTGAACAGCCAACCATCTGCTCGGCGGAAACTGCTCATTTTCTGGAAACAAAGCAGCTAGCTCCTGAATGGCTTCTTCTATGATGGGTCCATAGTCGATCACAAGAGACGCCGGTTGATCCAGCGATGATGAAAGCCGATTTACCAATTCGTCGCATCCTGTGCCTGTTCTTGCGACAATGGGAACCACCGGGCAGCCGAGACGCTCGGCCAAAAGTTGGTGATCAATCTGAATCCCTCTTGCTCTCGCCACATCGATCATGTTTAAAGCAATGGCAAACGGCTTTCCATACTCCAAAAGCTGCACACTTAAATACAGGTTTCGCTCTAATTGAGAAGCATCGACAATGTTAAGTATGAGTGATATATCATCATGCAAGAGCGAATACGTTGCTACCCCTTCGTCTTTGGATAATGGATTGAGGGAATAGACGCCTGGCAAGTCCACCAGATTTCCGGCCTGGTTCTTTAAGACGCCCACTTTCTTTTCGACAGTAACCCCAGTCCAGTTGCCTACGTATTCATAGGAGCCGGTAAGTCTGTTGAACAATGATGTTTTCCCCGTATTCGGGTTACCTGCCAGTGCAATGGTTCTCATACGCATTCCACCTGGATCAGCTTCGCATCGCCACGGCGGATTCCGATCAGTTGACCTTTTGCCTCAATCGCAATCGGCCCTCCCAGCGGCAAAATACGCTTTATCCTCACAAGAGAGCCTTCCATAATCCCCAAATCTAACAGCCGACGCTGGACAAGTCCATTTTTGCAGTTCGTATGGGTGATCCGTACTTGCTCTCCTTCTTGCAGATCCGTTAAAACCATAGGATACACCTCAATATAAAGATGATAATGATTATCAGTTACATTCTCGATTATAGGGCCGAAAATCTCATTTGTAAATCATTTTTTTCGAGTGTCGTGACGTCCCGTCTCCCCCTGACTTTAGACACTGGTTCAACAAAAAAACGCTTGGCGGACCAAGCGTTTTCGCTGTTTTATTCGATTGCGGGGAAGATCGATTCTGGAAGCTGTCGTCATACCATAATTTTGCAAATGTCGTTGGTAAATTCGACCGGATCTTGCAGCGGCAGTCCTTCGATCAAAAGCGCCTGATTGTAGAGCAGTGCCGTATACAAATCCAGTTTTCCCTGATCATGCTCATAGGCATTCTTTAATGACTGAAACACGTCATGCTGGATATTGATCTCCAGTACCTTATTTGCCTTTACATTGGGGTTATTCGGCATGGCGCTGAGGATTTTTTCCATCTCTATCGTGACTTCCCCTTCGGTCGAGAGGCAAACGGGATGGGATTTCAATCTCTTGGAGGCCTTCACCTTGGTGACCTTGCCCGCCAACAGATTGCTCATGTAGGCAAACAGCTCCTGGTGCTCGCTGTTCTCGGCATCGGCATCGCTTTGGTTTTCCTCCCCTTCGATGCCCAGATCACTGCTTGAAACCGATTTGAATTCCTTCTCTTTATAGCTTTGCAGCATTTTGATGGCAAACTCGTCGATATCTTCGGTGAAGTACAGAATTTCATAGCCCTTTTCCGCGACCAGCTCTGTCTGCGGGAGCTTTTCAATTCTCTCAATCGATTCCCCGGAAGCGTAGTAG
This window harbors:
- a CDS encoding 2-isopropylmalate synthase yields the protein MNRNIIVLDTTLRDGEQVPGAKLNVQQKVEFAQQLKRLQVDMIEAGFPASSEGDFQAVQEIARSVGDSVSITALARAVKSDIDAVYHSIKLAQNPFIHIVLGTSNIHVEKKFSRSKDAVLEMGVEAVKYAKTLLPQVQYSTEDASRSDFEYLWKTIEAVVKAGATIINVPDTVGYAVPEEFGELIRKLNERLKNLDDRVILSVHCHNDLGLATANTLSAIKNGAEKVECTINGLGERAGNTSLEEVVMALKVRENFYGCQTQIKTTELLKTSKLLTYLTGLDVQVNKAITGDNAFAHSSGIHQDGLLKDKQVYEIMSPEEVGGESMELILTARSGRHAFKNAVEKMGFAIGDTEDFERLFQKFLTLADSKKEVYDHDVFYLVTNHRAHDTSSSHLYELASFQVVTNDLYPTATVKLKKGTEIYKDSSVGDGPIDALYGAIKSLVGLDVQLKDYKINSLSRGKEAIGRVNIRIDYQGKTYSGRAMDTDIIKASALAFLNAINAAILEASIDSPVPAESTP
- a CDS encoding FeoB-associated Cys-rich membrane protein, coding for MSFHFSFIKVAALSDSTNNRRKESNMFISILIGVLIFAYAAFTLFRFVKRSKMGKCAGCSLNKSCSSSCSEPFPRP
- the feoB gene encoding ferrous iron transport protein B, which encodes MRTIALAGNPNTGKTSLFNRLTGSYEYVGNWTGVTVEKKVGVLKNQAGNLVDLPGVYSLNPLSKDEGVATYSLLHDDISLILNIVDASQLERNLYLSVQLLEYGKPFAIALNMIDVARARGIQIDHQLLAERLGCPVVPIVARTGTGCDELVNRLSSSLDQPASLVIDYGPIIEEAIQELAALFPENEQFPPSRWLAVQLLEGNQMVREMFLQYVPESTVTEQVEKAERRIELETDSKSLAHHIRTIRGEYIQSLLASCVVDTKKMEYTLTDRIDSIVTNKVLGLPLFLLFAYLIFKLTFDWLGTPLSDGLDEFITGPLTATLQGWLDAAGVTPFIEALVLQGIVAGVGGVIVFVPQIFILFFLISFIEDSGYMARVAMVMDKIMESIGLNGKAFIPMIIGFGCNVPGIMAARTIEQPKERLLTIILSPLMSCSARLTVYSLFVGAFFKQNQALIVLSLYLLGIVVALTLAKVFSSTLLKQDSSFFVIELPPYRIPQLKTLLQSTWEKGKGFVRKAGTFIFGGSVVIWLLTYAGPGGLDVPMDESFLAMIGGTLAPLLAPIGFGNWQAGAALITGFLAKEVVVSTMNIIYVAPDLDTLQGVVANFFSPLSAYSFLVFILLYVPCLATVAAIKKETNSAKWTWFSVIYALVIAYVLSFLIYQGGRLIGFH
- a CDS encoding FeoA family protein, which encodes MVLTDLQEGEQVRITHTNCKNGLVQRRLLDLGIMEGSLVRIKRILPLGGPIAIEAKGQLIGIRRGDAKLIQVECV